From a single Collimonas pratensis genomic region:
- the carA gene encoding glutamine-hydrolyzing carbamoyl-phosphate synthase small subunit, with translation MQPFFSGLTVPAILALADGTIFQGISIGAVGHTTGEVVFNTAMTGYQEILTDPSYSRQIVTLTYPHIGNTGVNKEDVESSQIHAAGLIIRDLPRLVSNFRSTQTLDAYLQESNIVAIAGIDTRKLTRILREKGAQGGAIVAGESDIAAATAKALELARGFPGLAGMDLAKVVSTTKAYSWSETEWRLGRGYDQQITPKYHVVAFDYGVKFNILRMLAQRGCKITVLPAQASAADALALNPDGIFLSNGPGDPEPCDYAIAATKELIERGVPTFGICLGHQIMALASGAKTLKMKFGHHGANHPVQDLDSKQVLITSQNHGFAVDGATLPANCRVTHVSLFDGSLQGFARTDKPAFCFQGHPEASPGPHDIAPLFDRFIQLMNQTMLEKNKNA, from the coding sequence TTGCAGCCATTTTTTTCTGGCCTCACCGTACCGGCCATCCTCGCGCTAGCAGATGGGACGATTTTCCAAGGTATTTCCATTGGCGCCGTTGGTCATACGACAGGTGAAGTCGTATTCAACACCGCCATGACCGGCTACCAGGAAATCCTCACCGATCCAAGCTACAGCCGCCAGATCGTCACTCTCACTTATCCGCATATCGGCAATACCGGCGTCAATAAAGAGGATGTCGAATCCTCCCAGATCCACGCTGCCGGCCTGATCATCCGCGATCTGCCGCGCCTGGTATCGAATTTCCGCTCCACCCAGACTCTCGATGCCTATCTGCAGGAATCGAACATCGTCGCCATTGCCGGTATCGATACCCGCAAGCTGACCCGCATCCTGCGCGAAAAAGGTGCGCAGGGCGGCGCCATCGTCGCCGGCGAGTCGGATATTGCGGCGGCAACCGCCAAGGCGCTGGAACTGGCGCGCGGCTTCCCAGGCCTGGCCGGCATGGACCTGGCCAAGGTCGTGTCGACCACCAAGGCCTACAGCTGGAGCGAGACCGAATGGCGTCTCGGCCGCGGTTACGACCAGCAGATCACGCCTAAGTATCACGTAGTGGCGTTCGACTATGGCGTCAAGTTCAACATCCTGCGCATGCTGGCGCAACGCGGCTGCAAGATCACCGTGCTGCCGGCCCAGGCTTCCGCTGCCGATGCGCTGGCGCTCAATCCGGACGGCATTTTCCTGTCCAACGGCCCCGGCGATCCGGAGCCGTGCGATTACGCGATTGCCGCCACCAAGGAACTGATCGAGCGCGGCGTGCCGACTTTCGGTATCTGCCTCGGCCACCAGATCATGGCGCTGGCTTCCGGCGCCAAGACGCTGAAGATGAAGTTCGGCCACCACGGCGCCAATCATCCGGTGCAGGACCTGGACAGCAAGCAAGTGCTGATCACCTCGCAAAATCACGGCTTCGCCGTCGATGGCGCGACCCTGCCGGCGAACTGCCGCGTGACCCACGTTTCCTTGTTCGACGGTTCGCTGCAAGGCTTCGCCCGCACCGACAAGCCAGCGTTCTGCTTCCAGGGCCACCCGGAAGCGTCGCCCGGCCCGCATGACATCGCCCCCTTGTTCGATCGTTTCATTCAATTGATGAATCAAACGATGTTGGAGAAAAATAAAAATGCCTAA
- the carB gene encoding carbamoyl-phosphate synthase large subunit: MPKRSDLKSILIIGAGPIIIGQACEFDYSGAQACKALREEGYKVILVNSNPATIMTDPEMADVTYIEPITWQAVERIIAKEKPDAILPTMGGQTALNCALDLHRHGILEKYKVELIGASPEAIDKAEDRSKFKAAMTKIGLGSARSGVAHTMDESWGVQKELGFPVIIRPSFTMGGTGGGIAYNAEEFETICKRGLEASPTKELLIEESLIGWKEYEMEVVRDKADNCIIVCSIENLDPMGVHTGDSITVAPAQTLTDKEYQIMRNASLAVLREIGVDTGGSNVQFSVNPADGRMIVIEMNPRVSRSSALASKATGFPIAKIAAKLAVGFTLDELRNEITGGATPASFEPSIDYVVTKIPRFAFEKFPTADNHLTTQMKSVGEVMAIGRTFQESFQKALRGLEVGVDGMNEKTQDREVIEEELGEPGPDRIWYVGDAFAQGFTLEEVHQLTHIDPWFLSQIKEIVDIELWLENSQTLEALDRDTLFRLKQKGFGDRRLAKLLKTTDTDVRKKRLALNIRPVYKRVDTCAGEFSTNTAYMYSTYEEECESNPTNKKKIMVLGGGPNRIGQGIEFDYCCVHAALAMREDGYETIMVNCNPETVSTDYDTSDRLYFEPVTLEDVLEIVDKEKPYGVIVQYGGQTPLKLALDLEANGVPIVGTSPDMIDAAEDRERFQKLLHDLNLRQPPNRTARTEEDALRLAQEIGYPLVVRPSYVLGGRAMEIVHEQRDLERYMREAVKVSHDSPVLLDRFLNDAIEVDVDCLSDGERTFIGGVMEHIEQAGVHSGDSACSLPPYSLSQATIEEIKRQTSLMAKGLNVVGLMNVQFAIQQIDGQDVVFVLEVNPRASRTVPFVSKATGLQLAKIAARCMVGQSLDSQGIKNEVVPKYFSVKEAVFPFVKFPGVDTILGPEMKSTGEVMGVGKTFGEAFVKSQLGAGIKLPKSGKVFLSVKGSDKPRAVQVAKDLVAIGFTVVATKGTAAAISAAGIPVETVNKVVEGRPHVVDMIKNNEISLVINTVEEKRSAIVDSRAIRTSALAAHATTYTTIAGAEAAVEGMRHLDELHVYDLQGLHKTLH; the protein is encoded by the coding sequence ATGCCTAAGCGTAGTGATTTAAAAAGTATTCTGATCATCGGCGCCGGCCCGATCATCATCGGCCAGGCCTGCGAATTCGACTACTCCGGCGCACAGGCCTGCAAGGCGCTGCGCGAAGAGGGTTACAAAGTCATCCTGGTCAACAGCAACCCCGCGACCATCATGACCGACCCGGAAATGGCGGACGTCACCTACATCGAGCCTATCACCTGGCAGGCGGTGGAACGCATCATCGCCAAGGAAAAGCCGGACGCGATCCTGCCGACCATGGGCGGCCAGACTGCGCTGAACTGCGCGCTCGACCTGCATCGCCACGGTATCCTGGAAAAGTACAAGGTCGAGCTGATCGGCGCCTCGCCGGAAGCCATCGACAAGGCGGAAGACCGTTCCAAGTTCAAGGCGGCGATGACCAAGATCGGCCTCGGTTCGGCCCGTTCCGGCGTCGCCCACACCATGGACGAATCGTGGGGCGTGCAGAAGGAACTGGGCTTCCCGGTCATTATCCGTCCTTCGTTCACCATGGGCGGCACCGGCGGCGGCATCGCCTACAACGCGGAAGAATTCGAAACCATCTGCAAGCGCGGCCTGGAAGCCTCGCCGACCAAGGAACTGCTGATCGAAGAATCGCTGATCGGCTGGAAAGAGTACGAGATGGAAGTGGTGCGCGACAAGGCGGACAACTGCATCATCGTCTGCTCGATCGAAAACCTGGATCCGATGGGCGTGCATACCGGCGACTCGATCACGGTAGCGCCGGCGCAAACGCTGACCGACAAGGAATACCAGATCATGCGTAACGCCTCGCTGGCGGTACTGCGTGAAATCGGCGTCGACACCGGCGGTTCCAACGTGCAGTTCTCGGTCAACCCGGCCGACGGCCGCATGATCGTCATCGAAATGAATCCGCGCGTCTCGCGCTCTTCGGCGCTGGCCTCGAAGGCAACCGGCTTCCCGATCGCCAAGATCGCGGCCAAGCTGGCGGTCGGCTTCACGCTGGACGAATTGCGCAACGAAATCACCGGCGGCGCCACGCCGGCATCGTTCGAGCCTTCGATCGATTACGTGGTCACCAAGATCCCGCGTTTTGCGTTTGAAAAATTCCCGACCGCCGATAACCACCTGACTACCCAGATGAAATCGGTGGGCGAAGTGATGGCGATCGGCCGCACCTTCCAGGAATCGTTCCAGAAAGCCTTGCGCGGCCTCGAAGTCGGCGTCGACGGCATGAACGAAAAGACCCAGGACCGTGAAGTCATCGAAGAAGAGCTCGGCGAGCCGGGCCCGGACCGCATCTGGTATGTGGGCGATGCGTTCGCCCAGGGCTTCACGCTGGAAGAAGTGCATCAGCTGACCCATATCGATCCGTGGTTCCTGTCGCAGATCAAGGAAATCGTCGATATCGAACTGTGGCTGGAAAACAGCCAGACGCTGGAAGCGCTGGACCGCGATACGCTGTTCCGCCTGAAGCAAAAGGGCTTTGGCGACCGCCGTCTGGCTAAGCTGCTGAAGACTACCGATACCGACGTGCGCAAGAAGCGCCTGGCCTTGAACATCCGTCCGGTCTACAAGCGGGTCGATACCTGCGCCGGCGAATTCTCGACCAACACCGCCTACATGTACTCGACCTACGAGGAAGAGTGCGAATCGAATCCGACCAATAAAAAGAAGATCATGGTGCTGGGCGGCGGTCCTAACCGTATCGGCCAGGGCATCGAATTCGATTACTGCTGCGTCCACGCAGCGCTGGCGATGCGCGAAGACGGCTACGAGACCATCATGGTCAACTGTAATCCGGAAACCGTATCGACCGACTACGATACCTCGGACCGCCTGTATTTCGAGCCGGTGACGCTGGAAGACGTGCTGGAAATCGTCGACAAGGAAAAGCCGTATGGCGTGATCGTGCAGTACGGCGGCCAGACGCCTTTGAAGCTGGCGCTGGACCTCGAAGCCAACGGCGTGCCTATCGTCGGTACTTCGCCGGACATGATCGACGCTGCCGAAGACCGCGAGCGTTTCCAGAAACTGCTGCACGACCTGAACCTGCGCCAGCCGCCTAACCGCACCGCGCGCACCGAAGAAGATGCCTTGCGCCTGGCGCAGGAAATCGGCTATCCGCTGGTGGTGCGTCCATCCTACGTGCTGGGCGGCCGGGCGATGGAGATCGTCCACGAGCAGCGCGACCTCGAGCGCTACATGCGCGAAGCGGTCAAGGTGTCGCACGATTCGCCGGTGCTGCTGGACCGCTTCCTGAACGACGCCATCGAAGTCGATGTCGACTGTCTGTCCGATGGCGAGCGCACCTTCATCGGCGGCGTCATGGAACATATCGAGCAGGCTGGCGTGCACTCCGGCGACTCAGCCTGTTCGCTGCCGCCTTACTCGCTGTCGCAGGCAACTATTGAAGAGATCAAGCGCCAGACCTCGCTGATGGCCAAGGGCTTGAATGTGGTCGGTTTGATGAACGTGCAGTTTGCGATTCAGCAGATCGATGGCCAGGATGTGGTGTTCGTACTGGAAGTTAATCCGCGCGCTTCGCGTACCGTGCCGTTCGTTTCCAAGGCAACCGGCCTCCAACTGGCAAAGATCGCAGCGCGCTGCATGGTCGGCCAGTCGCTCGACAGCCAGGGTATCAAGAATGAAGTGGTGCCAAAGTACTTCAGCGTCAAGGAAGCGGTATTCCCGTTCGTCAAATTCCCTGGCGTCGATACCATTCTCGGACCGGAAATGAAATCCACCGGCGAAGTGATGGGTGTCGGCAAGACCTTCGGCGAGGCGTTCGTCAAGTCGCAGCTGGGCGCCGGCATCAAGTTGCCGAAGTCGGGCAAGGTGTTCCTCAGCGTCAAGGGCAGCGACAAGCCGCGCGCGGTGCAAGTCGCCAAGGACCTGGTCGCGATCGGTTTCACCGTGGTGGCGACCAAGGGTACGGCGGCCGCCATCAGTGCTGCCGGGATCCCTGTGGAAACCGTCAACAAGGTGGTCGAAGGGCGTCCGCATGTGGTCGACATGATCAAGAACAATGAAATTTCATTGGTGATCAACACGGTCGAAGAAAAGCGCAGCGCAATTGTCGACTCGCGGGCGATCCGCACTTCGGCGCTGGCGGCTCATGCCACCACCTACACCACCATCGCCGGTGCAGAGGCAGCAGTCGAGGGCATGCGTCATCTGGACGAGTTGCATGTCTATGATTTACAAGGGCTGCATAAAACCTTACACTAA
- a CDS encoding GlcG/HbpS family heme-binding protein: MKSKQVLTLDDVKKIAAAAEAEALANHWAVTISIVDDGGHLLWLQRMDGAAPISAHISPAKAKTSALGQRESKIYEDMINNGRFSFITAPNLEGLLEGGVPIVVGGEYLGAVGVSGVKSTEDVQIAKAGIAALGA; this comes from the coding sequence ATGAAATCGAAACAAGTGTTGACACTCGATGATGTCAAGAAAATTGCCGCCGCAGCAGAAGCTGAGGCGCTCGCGAATCACTGGGCGGTGACGATTTCCATCGTCGACGACGGCGGGCACCTGCTGTGGCTGCAGCGCATGGACGGCGCAGCGCCGATTTCGGCTCACATTTCGCCGGCCAAGGCCAAGACCTCCGCTCTGGGTCAGCGCGAATCGAAGATTTACGAAGACATGATCAATAATGGACGTTTTTCGTTCATTACCGCACCAAATCTGGAAGGCCTGCTCGAAGGCGGCGTGCCAATCGTGGTGGGTGGCGAGTACCTGGGCGCGGTCGGCGTATCCGGCGTGAAGTCGACTGAAGACGTGCAGATTGCCAAGGCTGGCATTGCCGCTCTGGGCGCGTAA
- a CDS encoding patatin-like phospholipase family protein encodes MPSLHLSPRFAISLALCAVLSACGGGQTTAPPTPVVVVPTVQPKISKPVKIGLALGGGAARGFAHIGVIKALESQGIVPDIVVGTSAGSVVGALYAAGNNGFALQKIALQMDEAAISDWSVPFFAKVSGVLKGEAIQNYVNKTIHNVPIEKLKIPFGAVATDLNTGAPILFRRGNTGTAVRASSAVPGVFQSVVVGGRQYVDGGLVSPVPVRFAHEMGADFVIAVNISASPEAQAASSSVDVLLQTFAIMGQSINSYELKDADIVIRPELGAMKGNDFAARNTAILAGEQAAMAQMALIKKKLKEKRDE; translated from the coding sequence ATGCCATCTTTACACCTGTCCCCGCGTTTTGCCATTAGCCTAGCCCTGTGCGCCGTCTTGTCCGCTTGTGGCGGCGGCCAGACAACGGCGCCGCCGACGCCAGTTGTAGTGGTGCCGACGGTGCAGCCGAAAATTAGCAAGCCGGTCAAGATCGGCCTGGCGCTGGGCGGCGGCGCGGCGCGCGGCTTTGCCCACATCGGCGTGATCAAGGCGCTGGAGTCGCAAGGCATCGTGCCTGACATCGTGGTGGGCACCAGTGCCGGCAGTGTGGTCGGTGCTCTATACGCCGCGGGCAACAACGGCTTTGCTTTGCAAAAGATTGCACTGCAGATGGACGAGGCGGCGATTTCAGACTGGTCGGTACCGTTTTTTGCCAAGGTCAGCGGTGTGTTGAAGGGCGAGGCGATCCAGAACTACGTCAACAAGACTATCCATAATGTGCCGATCGAAAAACTGAAGATACCGTTCGGCGCGGTGGCGACGGATCTGAATACCGGTGCGCCGATATTGTTCCGGCGCGGCAATACAGGAACCGCTGTGCGCGCGTCTTCTGCCGTTCCGGGGGTGTTCCAGTCGGTAGTCGTCGGTGGCCGGCAATATGTTGATGGCGGGCTGGTGTCGCCCGTGCCCGTGCGATTTGCCCATGAAATGGGTGCGGATTTCGTGATCGCAGTGAATATCTCCGCGTCACCGGAAGCGCAGGCTGCGTCCAGTTCGGTCGATGTGCTGCTGCAGACCTTTGCCATCATGGGACAGAGCATCAACAGCTATGAATTGAAAGATGCGGATATCGTTATCCGTCCTGAGTTGGGGGCGATGAAGGGCAATGATTTCGCCGCCCGCAATACAGCGATCCTGGCAGGCGAGCAGGCAGCCATGGCGCAAATGGCGCTGATCAAGAAGAAGCTGAAGGAAAAGCGCGACGAGTGA
- a CDS encoding C40 family peptidase, whose amino-acid sequence MTIKEAFPFFQTLALACTLIASLWLCSPARASDITVFEAPPQPVTTTRNKFQQFTDRASELAVSAMGMIGIHYKYGGNNPENGLDCSGLVRYVFKDAWGVNVPRTAAELSRSGEKIDKQDLQPGDLVFYNTLRRSFSHVGIYLGDNKFIHAPSTGGKVRIESMDLAYWKSRFNGARRINDPEPDGDNHQ is encoded by the coding sequence ATGACGATTAAAGAAGCCTTCCCCTTTTTCCAGACCTTGGCCCTGGCCTGCACGCTGATCGCCAGTTTGTGGCTGTGCTCCCCCGCGCGAGCGTCCGACATTACGGTTTTCGAAGCACCACCCCAGCCAGTCACCACCACCCGCAACAAATTCCAGCAATTTACCGACCGCGCTTCGGAACTGGCTGTGAGCGCGATGGGCATGATTGGCATTCATTACAAATACGGCGGCAACAACCCTGAAAACGGTCTCGATTGCAGCGGTTTGGTGCGCTATGTATTCAAAGACGCCTGGGGCGTCAACGTGCCGCGCACGGCGGCTGAACTGAGCCGCAGCGGCGAAAAAATCGACAAGCAAGACCTGCAACCCGGCGACCTGGTGTTCTATAACACCTTGCGCCGCAGCTTCTCCCATGTCGGCATCTACCTCGGCGACAACAAATTCATCCATGCCCCGTCCACCGGCGGCAAGGTGCGCATCGAGAGCATGGACCTCGCCTACTGGAAATCGCGCTTCAACGGCGCGCGCCGCATCAACGACCCGGAACCGGATGGCGACAACCATCAGTAA